The Medicago truncatula cultivar Jemalong A17 chromosome 7, MtrunA17r5.0-ANR, whole genome shotgun sequence genome includes the window AACAAAAATTTGGATTGAAATCAAATtgtaagcaataaaaaaattaaatataataagtcGGACTACTAAATTAACTTAATaaagtcattaaaaaaattaacttaagaaatatattttctgaataaataaatgtaagaatgtgtctagaagtcctagctcaactggcaaatgccaaaattgcaaggccggacgttgtgacccgggttcgaacccgggacctcacagttgtgtgtgagtttattttcagtggattaccacttcatctaaaaccaaaaaaaaaaaaaatgtaagaatgtAGGTAGCAGTAATAATAAATGTGAAAAGCGGCatagtaaaaaagaaagaaaaaaacaaggaaGGAGAAGATAAcgaataaatgataaaaatggaCAAACAAGCAAGTTAAAAACACGCGCGAAACACAAGCGCGTTAGTTAATGCGCTGTTTTTCTTTTCGGACAAGGTAACAGGATAGGAATGGTTTGAAGtagaaacaaacataataaaataaaataaaaaataaaaatcaataaattccaTTCCAAAGGGTAAAAATTAGTTTTCCTTCTTTGTTTCACGCATTTTCTTcccttctttgttttttctcttaaattattattgtttataacgaaaaataaataattattatgattaattaaataattaaaaaaaaaacgcgGCTGCTGTATTCACCAAAAacagagagaagagagagaaagacagaGACAACAAACACAAACTCTGTTGTGTTGTTGATTCGATCGTAGCTACAAACAATAACATTCAAACTTTCTTAATTTTCAACACAcacgtttttttcttttcatttctttttcgaTTCGCTTGTTCTtaattttgttgtaattttttcatttttttttattttggttgaatTTGAGGTTTTGATTTCTACATAATCGTGttgattataattattttcaattatcGGTGGATTTTTGTTTCTGAAGAAGAATGGATCGAAGTTGGAGTTGGAAGAAGGTTTCTCAATGTGAAGGTTTAAGTTGGAgggtttgattattttttatttaatttttgtgatttttttttggtgaatttttttatttgaatgatttCTGCTGGAGATAGGGATGAAATAAAGggattagggttagggttagggttaggtTTGGGTAGTAGAAGGAGAGAGATGGTGGAGTTTGAGCTTGAAGAAGGCGAAGCTTTTTCATATCAAAACCGTGAACAAGATTTTGACACCACTGTTGATCCTGATGTTGCCCTTTCTTACATTGTAAGCCTCTTTTTACTTCCTTTAATGTGTTCTATATGTTTTGTTTGCTGTTTACTAGTTTCAATATTGTCTTGTTTTACTTTCTTAGATCTATAActtgaatttaatttgtttcaattCAATGGTTGGTTGGTATAACTTTGATGATgtaattgtgtattttattgtGAGTTTAATTGATTTGCTGTCTTGTGAGTTTTATGGAagattttggtttttgattttttttttgttgttgtggtttTTGTGATTTCAACTTGATGCATTGAGTAGTTGAAGTAATTTCTGAGCAATTTGTTGGATCTGATTATGGAAATGTTACAATGATTATGTGTTTTTTACTTGTGAATTTTTATTTGCAGTTTTGGAATACTGTTTTCCCTAAGATTGACTTGTATATATACAATGTTCCTTGGGAACTGAAAGAGAGTGGAGtagttttgttattttccttTATAATTATGAGACATGAAATACATTTCTAACCACTTATGCTTCAAAAAACTATTGATATTTTGGGAATTATGTGTGTTGACGAAATCGAGGaacttaattaatttgaaatttaatgcGCAACTTTGAggtcaataatcaaaacatcgGATTTTGCTCCATCCGTCGTTGCTTTTGGGGATGCTCTTTGTCTCCATATTATCACTTTTCTTAATAACTGACTTTGTTAGTTATGAAATTTAATGCGAACTTTGAGATTGATGATCGAAACATCGAGCGTTGTTCTGTTGCTTTAGGGGATGCTCTTTTGGTTCCATTTTATTACTTGTCTGAATCTCAGACTCtggtttttatgaaatttaacaCATTTTTGAGATCGATAATCGAAACATCGGGTGTTGTTCCATCGTTGCTTTAGGGGATGCTCTTTGTTTGCATATTATTACTCGTCTGAATTTCCGACTttgttaattatgaaatttaattCCAACTTTGAGATCGATAATCGAAACTTCAAGCATTGTTCCGCCGTTGCTTTAGGGGATGCTCTTCGTTTGCATACTATTGTCTGAATCTCTGACTTTGTTAATTagatttagttttttcttttgcaatcagtcattcttttttcttttctctcaatgatttctgattttttttttcctactcAAGGATGACAAAATTCAAGATGTCCTTGGACACTTTCAGAAAGATTTTGAAGGTGGGGTGTCCGCTGAGAATCTGGGTAAGTTTTTAACTTAGAACCATGGTTCATCTCACACTGGCCTACATAATAAATACGTTTTTTGTTCTAatgatattatgaaatgatattaCAGGGGCAAAATTTGGTGGTTATGGATCATTTTTGCCTACCTATCAGCGCTCTCCTGCTTGGACTCATCCAAGGACTCCACAAAAAAATCATAGTCAAAATTCACCTAGATCTCCTAATAACTTGCACTCGGAGGTACATTTATGGTTCCAAAACGAGGCATTAGGCATCGATGTTTGCggcacatttttttaaagacaaaatTATTGATTCTATATAAGATTTTAAGACTAGCCCTTGCACTACTTTTTCGTTTTCAGTATACTCTatattaattgatattgtactaTATACAGAGTGGACAAGTGGATGCTGTACAATGTTCAACCGGAACTCAACTATCGAGACTTGGCCCAGGTTCTGCTACCTCCTCGAGGCTGGCTGCAATTAAGGGACTCTCTTTAGATGATGGAACAAATAACGAAAGTTGCATGTCAATCACTAATGCCGAGGCATTAAATTCTAAGTATCAGTCTCTAAACACGAAAGCTGCTAGCATATCAGACCAGAAGACACTGAAGGTTCGAATCAAAATTCCTGACGATTTGTCAACACGGAAAAATGCTGCCATATACAGTGGACTTGGTCTAGATGTGTCACCGTCATCATCACCGGATGACAGCCCCTCAGAAAGTGAAGGAGTTTCTCGTGGCCCTCTAGATGCTCCCTTTGAATCTCCGACCAGTATCCTAAAGGTGAGTTATCTGCCTGCAATTAGATTCTCTATTTCCTTCGGATTGAGATTGATTGgatgtattttttaaatggtggcCTGGAACAGATTATCACAACCTTCCCTGTGCCGCTGTCGCCTCTTCCTGATGATCTCATTGAATTAACTGAGAAGGAGGTGCGTACCAGAGATAGCATCCCCGGTCTTGTTCATATAGATGACCCAGAAAGTTCCGGCATGTTACTAAATGAATCCAATATTGTCAAAGGTGACAGAAAATTGTTGGGAGGGAAAAAAGTGAAGTCCCTAGAGGACTATGAGTCCTCGATGGAATTTAAGGGTTGCAGTAAGAAGAATACTCGTAATGATGTGGGAAGGCCGTCAAGAAAAGAACAAGCTGCAGATGCATTGACTATGGAGGAATTAGTTTCAAACACCATGAAGCTTCCTCTTCTGTCCAATTTGCATTCTCTCGGTGAAGACTCGGTAAAGGACGTCAATGGGACATGTAATTCACTGAAGGAAGCCAACAAGGGTGTGGTGAAGGAGAAAACCTTGTCAGACCAAGCACAAAAGGAAGGGGTGGATCAGGCATCTTCCGAAGTGAATGGTTTTTCTGAGAGGGCAAAAGGAGGTTCTGGAAGGAAAGTTGTGGGAGACAAGGTTTTGCTCGATGACACCAAAGTTAGGACAACATCAAACACTGAATGTGTAGAGCCTCCTAAGAAGCCTAATCAAAAAAGAGGTAGCCTGGGCGAACAAGACAGTACGACATTGCCTTTTGTGACAGAACATTCATATCCTGCGGGGAAGAAGAAATCAAAGGGAATTCATGACACCGTGATTATCGAgagggaaaaagaaaacatgaagGTTGGATCCTCTTCGATCCCCAAAACAAAAAGGAGTACTGATGATAGTTATACATCAAGAAATGAAATTGAAGATGTCAAAGTACAAAAGGGTTCTGGGAAGGCTAGAGATGCTTATAGAGATTTCTTTGGAGAATTGGAAGAAGATGAGGATAAAACCGATTCGCCGGAGACCCCTTATGAAGCTAAACCGAAGGAATCTGAGGCGGTTGAGAGGAGCACGCCAGAAACAAATCTAGGAGCAAAGGAGACATCTGGTGGTAAGAAAATGGATAAGTCGTTAACAGCAGAAGTATATCCTAGAACAGCCACAAATGTCTGGTGCACTGGAATTGCACCTAGTACTGATGCAGAGAACGGAAATGGGGTTCCTGCAATATTGCCTCCTGTTGAGATGGAAGACAATTGGGTACAGTGTGACAGGTGTCATAAATGGCGTCTTCTTCCTGCTGGCACAAATCCTGATAGCCTACCTGAAAAGTGGCTGTGTAGCATGCTTAATTGGCTGTAAGTTCTAATTAATTGCTTAAAgcttttaaatatatttgttcatgtttcatttcattattaaaaataccAAGAACTAACAAAGCTTGGAGGTAAATTGGAAATAGTCTTTTGAGATGGAGTGTGATGCTGTATCAGAGGTTTGATCCTCCACGAAGCTACATATTTTCTCCTGCTCAAATGTTTGCTCTTCTAGTGCAGTAAAAACGTGCTAACAAAACTACATTAGATGTTAAAATATAATTGGAATTGGGAACTGCTTATTGACTGTGCTGGATAACACattatattgttgattatgcTGAATAACACACTAAGTAAAttaaattttctctttcaaattgTCAGAGAAATAACATCAAACCAACAACCATTCATGTGTCTCTACCCgagtttaagttttttttgggaTTGTTAGTTCATACTTCATGGTATCAAAGCCTTTACTGCCAAGTGGTCTAGAGCTCAATCCTTGCTACCTTcatgattttaataaaaatctgaattttaacTTAAGGTAAATAGACTTGTATGTTATCcatattcaaaatcaaagggCTCTTATGTGAAAAGGGGGTGTTAGAGTAGTATGCATTCTGTGCTTTTATGTAGCAACTTAAGCTTTTGAAATAGTTTGTTTATGACACAGGAGTAATATGTGCATATTTATGCAGGCCTGACATGAATAGATGTAGTTTTAGTGAGGATGAAACCACCAAAGCTCTTTTTTCTCTATACCAAGTGCATTCTCTTGATGCTCAAAGCAACCCGCAAAATATCTCGGGAAGTGTTATGATGGGAGGAACTGGGTCAACTTTCCAGCATCCTGGTCAACGCCATCTAAATAATGATATGCATGCTGTGCCTggtgggaagaaaaaaattgcgAAAGAAATATCATCAGTGAATGCGGTCATCACTGATGGCGTTTCTCATCCTTCATATTCTATAAAGAAAAACATGCAGTCATCAGTGAAAAGTAGGAGCTTAAATGATGTAAACAAATCTCCGGTTGTGAGCGAGGCTGATGCTCCAGGGGAGAGACACAAAAATAAGCCGAGGATGCCAGAGTACAATTCTGATAGAGGTTACTTGATCTGCATATTCACTGTGCTTAGAAATTCTGTATCAACTGATATATAGGCACTCAAAGACCTGTTAAATTTGTATAATGTTATCTTAATTTCTGAATATTTGTTTACAGGTGATGCAAAGAATAAGAAAAGCAGGAGGGATCCTGATCAAGATTGTTCGAGGCCATCCAAGAAAGGTAAGACTGACAAGGTTCATTCTGCTGATAAAGACTGGATTCCAGAACAGAATGGAACCGGTAGGAAGATCAGTCATAGCTCAAACAACACTATGCCAACCACTTCAGCTGGCAAAGATCGACCTAGACAGAAAGGCCGCTCCTCATCGAGTGACTCCAAATTTAGAAAGGACAGGCCACCAGTTTCTACCGAGAAGAGAAACGATAAGGGCCAGGGTTCCTTGGATGAGGGGTCCCTGGATTTGGGGAATTATGGTTCCATTGGTAGTGTGAAAAAGAGGAAATTGAAGGAGTATCAGGATGCTCAAACTCGTAGCACAGGTAATCCTCGCCCACACGAGAGTAGAATTTCTGAGCATGAGTTCAGTGACTCCAGGAAGGAAAAGAAAGCAAGAAATTCAAGATCTGAAGGCAAAGAATCAAGTGCCAGTAAAGGCAGTGGCAGGACTGACAAAAAAGTTAGTCACACAAAGAACCAAAATTTCAGGCAAAATCCTGGGAGCAATCATTCACATAGGAGCATGGATAGAATGGACAGTTCAAAGAGGGACTTGGGGTCTGTGCAGGTTTCTGTTGCAGCCACTTCAAGCTCTTCTAAGGTCTCTGGCTCACATAAAACCAAAGCCAGCTTCCAGGAAGTGAAAGGCTCCCCTGTGGAATCAGTTTCTTCCTCGCCTTTAAGAATTTTAAGTACAGATAAGTTATCAAACAGAGAAATTATGGGGAAAGATGAGCCTCATAATACTGCTGCTGTGGATAGTCCAAGAAGATGCTTAGACGGGGAAGATGATGGTGCAAGTGATCGATCAGAAACGGCCAGGAAGGACAAATCTTTCACCATGGCCCACAGGTCTGATTTTCAGGGCAAGGGTGTTGATCATACGACAGATACTAAGCCTAAAGGTCAAACAAGCAGCCATTATCCCGATAGTGGTGCTGAAACTGTGGCCCTGGAATATCCAGCTGCAGAGCAGATTAAGCATCACGGTGAAGATAGGACTGGTGTTTATTATGCTAACGATAATGTGTCTCATGCAAGGAAAACTGGCACGCAATCAGGTTTGGAGGAAAACAAGCAGGGCTGTAAGTCAGAGCCCCCCAAAGTAAAAGTCAAGAGCTCTAGTTCTCCTAGTCAACTGCCAGATCAGTCTCCGCTGCATGATGCAAATGATAGGGATGAAAAAGTTAAGTTGGAGAAGTTCGGACTCAATCCTGATCAGAATGAGAATATTGCTAGCAAGAAAGACCTTACAGTAAAAAATGAAAGTAGGAAAAAAGAGAATCACGTAAAGAGGGAGCATGACATTCAAGAGGTTCGTATTGATGCACTATGCAAACAGGAACCATTACATGCTCCCAGTAAGAATCAGTTGGCAGACCGTGATACCGGAAGATCTTCAAAGAGGTCTCTTTCGGAAAGACCTGCTGATCAAGAAGTGCTTGGAAAAGGGAAGTCTCAAGTTGAGACTTTGAGTCATTGCCCACGACCAGCCGCTAGTTCCCAAAAAGGGAATGGAGATATGGAAGTTGATCCGGCCAAAGTTGATGATGCGTCAAAGCTGCAAAAAAAGCAATTTAAAAAGGCTGATCATATAAATGGAACTCAGCAAATTGGGTCCAGAAATCCTGCACTTAATGGACACAGGTCCAAGGAGCCCGATGCACCTAGTCCCGTTAGAAAGGATTCATATAGCCATGCTGCTAACAATGCTGTGAGAGAAGCTAAAGATCTTAAGCACCTGGCAGACCGTCTCAAGGTTTTTGCACAGTCCTTTTAGCGTTTAATGTTTTTTCTCTGGGTGTTTTTTTTCTAACTTTAGGCTTATCATACAGAATTCTGGATCCACTCTTGAGAGCACTAATCTATACTTCCAGGCAGCCCTTAAGTTTCTTAATGGAGCCTCTCTGTTAGAATCTGGCAACAACGATAACGCTAAACATAATGAGATGATTCAATCAAAGCAGATGTACAGCAGCACAGCTAAATTGTGCGAGTAAGAACAGTTTTTCCCTGTCACCTTGCTTTAACTTGTTTTAAGGATCATATTGTCGTCCTTGTTTCCAATACTGGTATAAAACATTCttccttttatatttatttatatacagGATGTAAACATGATTTCATACCTCATGTGATTGATTTATTGCCTTGTATTTTTCTCATAACACCATCTTGATGTCGATGTTTTACATTTGGTAGGTTTTGTGCCCATGAATATGAGAAATCAAAAGACATGGCTTCAGCTGCTCTGGCCTACAAATGCACGGAGGTGGCATATATGAGGGTAATATATTCTTCGCACACTAGTGCAAGCAGAGATCGGCATGAATTGCAGACAGCCCTGCAAATGATTCCTCTTGGTAAGATATCATGTTGTGTTATTTTTACGGTTTTGATTCTTTCTGCCTGAACTCTTCACTTTCCATTTGATCTCGTCCAGGACATCCTACCAAACCATCTGTGTCTGATTAGTAAacatataatattaatcatagCTTCGGCATTTGTAAAactttatgatatttttgtcaaaaaattatagcGTCATGCGCATTATGACAGGTTATCTGAACATTGCCGTTATGACAAGAATTTCATATAGCAGAATGATGGATACATTATCTATTTTGTAAGTTAATGTATGAACAAGAGAATGGGAAAGAGACAAATAAAAAGAGGAATAAGCTAAGTTAAATTTAGCTCATTTGTTTGCTACTTGCTAACAAGTGGAAAATATGTTTTCCTTTAATCGCATGAACGGGCTACTCACCTTGAGATTATGGTGGCGATGAGATGGATATAGATAaaactctaatatttttttgttttggaccttgtttgatttgtcaggtGAATCTCCATCATCATCAGCCTCTGATGTTGACAATGTTAACAACCCTACAGTAGCTGACAAAGTTGCCCTATCCAAGAGTGTCAATTCACCCCAGGTTGCTGGAAACCATGTTATTTCCGCACGGAGTCGTCCGAATTTTGTGAGGATACTCAATTATGTAAGTACATAGTTCTTCATAGAAGGATGATATTAATAAAATCGATCCCATTCAAATGTTGGAGGATATTGTCCTATAAAACTTTAAAAGCTTACTTTGTTTAAGGCATCATATTGGGTAGCATGCCGGCATTGGAATTAATGATGTATCAATTGCAGGCTCAGGATGTGAATTTTGCCATGGAAGCCTCAAGGAAATCACGGAATGCTTTTGCAGCTGCAAAGGCAAGCCTGGGCGTTGGCAAGAATTCAGATGGTATTTCCTCTATCAAGAAGGCCCTTGATTTTAGCTTTCAAGATGTGGAGGGGTTACTACGTTTGGTACGGCTTGCTGTGGAGGCCATTAACCGTTAAAAGGTCTGATTAGTCGTGAAATGATTCTAGCCCTTAAGAACACATGTTTCTTTTGTCATGTATAAAACCTCCAGCGACAAAGATTCAGTTATGAAGGGCAGGGTTTTATTATGTTGGATCTTCAATCAGTCTTGCCGACCGATGAAGCTATTACCGTCTCCACCTAGGTGTTTCCGTATGCTGTGAAATCTTTGGCAAGCCTGAGATGGTTTGGAGGCATTCAGAAGTCAGCTTCTGTAAAGCAGATTGTGAGCAACTTTGATACATCAGAATCATTAATTGAAGATATGATTGGTGGATATGGATAGATTTAgaagttttgaaattaattgCCATCTTTTGTTCTTCTCATTTTGAAGgggttattattttttcaatctgTAAATGTGTAAAAGTTGTAACTTCTGGTGAAAGGCAGCCATTGATTTTGCATTGCTTATACCAGTGGGAGCTGCACTTACTCCTCTTGGTCATCAAGGAGAGTAAGACTAAGGTGAGCATTCCTTTGATTCTTTCGTTTTAATACATGGACATTCATGTTTTCTTTGTAATGGTAGATGCATGTTCCGTTTCTGTAACTTTCATTTCTCAATCGTCATTTTTTACTGATTTGAATCATGACTTATTTGC containing:
- the LOC11433070 gene encoding cysteine-tryptophan domain-containing zinc finger protein 7 yields the protein MISAGDRDEIKGLGLGLGLGLGSRRREMVEFELEEGEAFSYQNREQDFDTTVDPDVALSYIDDKIQDVLGHFQKDFEGGVSAENLGAKFGGYGSFLPTYQRSPAWTHPRTPQKNHSQNSPRSPNNLHSESGQVDAVQCSTGTQLSRLGPGSATSSRLAAIKGLSLDDGTNNESCMSITNAEALNSKYQSLNTKAASISDQKTLKVRIKIPDDLSTRKNAAIYSGLGLDVSPSSSPDDSPSESEGVSRGPLDAPFESPTSILKIITTFPVPLSPLPDDLIELTEKEVRTRDSIPGLVHIDDPESSGMLLNESNIVKGDRKLLGGKKVKSLEDYESSMEFKGCSKKNTRNDVGRPSRKEQAADALTMEELVSNTMKLPLLSNLHSLGEDSVKDVNGTCNSLKEANKGVVKEKTLSDQAQKEGVDQASSEVNGFSERAKGGSGRKVVGDKVLLDDTKVRTTSNTECVEPPKKPNQKRGSLGEQDSTTLPFVTEHSYPAGKKKSKGIHDTVIIEREKENMKVGSSSIPKTKRSTDDSYTSRNEIEDVKVQKGSGKARDAYRDFFGELEEDEDKTDSPETPYEAKPKESEAVERSTPETNLGAKETSGGKKMDKSLTAEVYPRTATNVWCTGIAPSTDAENGNGVPAILPPVEMEDNWVQCDRCHKWRLLPAGTNPDSLPEKWLCSMLNWLPDMNRCSFSEDETTKALFSLYQVHSLDAQSNPQNISGSVMMGGTGSTFQHPGQRHLNNDMHAVPGGKKKIAKEISSVNAVITDGVSHPSYSIKKNMQSSVKSRSLNDVNKSPVVSEADAPGERHKNKPRMPEYNSDRGDAKNKKSRRDPDQDCSRPSKKGKTDKVHSADKDWIPEQNGTGRKISHSSNNTMPTTSAGKDRPRQKGRSSSSDSKFRKDRPPVSTEKRNDKGQGSLDEGSLDLGNYGSIGSVKKRKLKEYQDAQTRSTGNPRPHESRISEHEFSDSRKEKKARNSRSEGKESSASKGSGRTDKKVSHTKNQNFRQNPGSNHSHRSMDRMDSSKRDLGSVQVSVAATSSSSKVSGSHKTKASFQEVKGSPVESVSSSPLRILSTDKLSNREIMGKDEPHNTAAVDSPRRCLDGEDDGASDRSETARKDKSFTMAHRSDFQGKGVDHTTDTKPKGQTSSHYPDSGAETVALEYPAAEQIKHHGEDRTGVYYANDNVSHARKTGTQSGLEENKQGCKSEPPKVKVKSSSSPSQLPDQSPLHDANDRDEKVKLEKFGLNPDQNENIASKKDLTVKNESRKKENHVKREHDIQEVRIDALCKQEPLHAPSKNQLADRDTGRSSKRSLSERPADQEVLGKGKSQVETLSHCPRPAASSQKGNGDMEVDPAKVDDASKLQKKQFKKADHINGTQQIGSRNPALNGHRSKEPDAPSPVRKDSYSHAANNAVREAKDLKHLADRLKNSGSTLESTNLYFQAALKFLNGASLLESGNNDNAKHNEMIQSKQMYSSTAKLCEFCAHEYEKSKDMASAALAYKCTEVAYMRVIYSSHTSASRDRHELQTALQMIPLGESPSSSASDVDNVNNPTVADKVALSKSVNSPQVAGNHVISARSRPNFVRILNYAQDVNFAMEASRKSRNAFAAAKASLGVGKNSDGISSIKKALDFSFQDVEGLLRLVRLAVEAINR